AagtaacagtccaaaagtcgTAATACATCGAGTGTTGAGgtcactgaccaagctgctgtgtttgaggagATGGGGGAGAGAAAGCATGGTTTAATTTATTCTAAATGTTAGCCCTCAGACTGTTCAGTCAAGTTTAGAGTTGTTCATAGCAGCAGCTAGCTAGTTCATCCATGTATCCCCATTAAAAACGGTGGTGTTGGTGGAGTAGTGACGGCTGTCTCTACAAAGATTATCTTGGATCAGGACTTTATTCCACCAAACGGCCCCAAAATGATcgaacatttaaaatcaaaattctcCTACGTGAGCTGAACAGCACCGATGTGCAGTTTTGTTTCATACACGCGAGGCTGTCGTCTTGGTGACGGAACTTTTAGAGGCAAAATTTAAAACCATCCTCCACGAACATACCAGAACGCAGACGAACCCAAATTACAGGAGTCACGTACCTGTTTCAAATCCTCTTAAAGCCTGTCAGACTGACCGGGCCTCTGGCAGCGTGGGTCGGGATCAATCGGAGCGGTCCCTCGGTGCTGCTAAAAAGCTTATCTGAGGCTTTAAAAGGATTTGAAATGAGGGTTTGATCCACTTTTGTCTGGTAATGCAATTTTGTACCTGAGATGATAAACAGATTGCTGAAAACTTCATAACAAAAGTTGGATGGATgtctgattaaaaaataaaacattacaaaacataAGAGgtaatcattttcaaaacacagacagagacactgaaggcAAAATTACACAAAGTATTATGTAGTACTACAAGCTGGGGGGGCAGACGTGGACAAAAACTCAACCGTCGTGTCAAATAGATGTTCTGCCTCATGTAAAAGTTATTACATCATGTATGAGACCAGCAGCGTACTGAACTGTTCCTCTCGACTCCTCTGCTGAGTTTGTCCACGTCTGCTCAGAGTTTCAGCACACAGACCTCATCAGCCTCTTCGTTTGTAGGACTGTGTTAAAATCCAAGCAGTTTTACTTCGGACTGGCAGTTGATGATACTTAAAAGACACTGTAACTTGTAGTactgttatatattttaaatattttcattccAACACATTCGTTTACCCAagttttaaataatgtttatcaTTGATCCTTCAGACAATACATTTTATACGTTTTATGCTTTTTAGATTATAACTTCAACTGCCTTTATGTTAATTATTGTATCTTAGGATTGCTCTTTACCATCgaggagaaaaaacatattAAGTGATGGTATATTTGAGTACATTGTTGTTTGAAGATGCATTTGCACCAGATGGAAGTaaactgaaacatttgttttaggaTTTCTGGCTGCGAGACAGATTTTCTCCCTTCGACAAATCAAGTTATCGGAGACTCACTAAGCTGAAACAGATATCTGATAAGTCGAACGGCCTCATCAAAAGTCCACAACAAAGTCGCAGCGCTCGTGTTGATAGAAGGTCAGATTGTTGCCGGAGGTGAAAAAACAGACGAGTACTGGAAGCGATAACTGTCACACATGGGAGTGTCAGGAGCAGAGGCACCTGCACGTCACTCGCCCATGGGGAAAGTTACTGGATCACAGTTTTcttaaaaatgacagaagtgATAATCCATGGCCAGCTCTGTAGTCTGCCtgtcatatttgatcagcaccATGAAGGCAGTCTAGACTGTTGTGTTTATCTGGACTGTGCAACAGAATTATGTGACTAGCTAAATGATTTGCATTGTTGGCTGTTATTACACTACATGAAGACGCTGTGCCTTGAATCGAGCTGATTAGTTCCACTGTTAGAactctgtcagtcagtccagAGAAGATTCATCAGATTTGTTCGATGAACTGGAACATTTAATGCACGCCAGGCAAAAAATCTGCACAGCTAAGGCTTCCAGTGTGTTTCTTACGTAATAGTGTCAGATCTGAGGTAAGACTGGGTACAACAGGGTTTTTTAGGGACCCTCAAACTGTTTGTGACAAACTAAGCTTATCTTGTGCTCTACTGTGACCATGGCCACAAGTTCTAGTAGCACCCTGAAGTTGATGCCTGCCTTTCAGTCatcttgtggaaaaaaagagaaccaAATATCTTTCTATCCCATCCCCCAACGGTTCAGAGTCAGAGGTACGTATTCTCTGGCCACCACGTCCTCACAACACCCTTGGACACAGCCAGTACAGACCCACTGATATCTGAAATACAACTAGGGATGTACTCTATAGTTAAGGGCAAAAAACTCCCAGAGAATATTTCAGACTTGCCTGTTATGACGTCGCACATTCTCAAATCTCTTGGTGCAACTGACTCACGATGGACCACAGGTGAGGTTTTGCTCTCACGTTAGCTTCCTGTTCGATagaagtccagcagcagctaacCAAGAGCCCAATAAAAACCGGCAGAAAGTGTCATATATTTTCACCCTTAGTCATCTtacgtgtgcttgtgtgtatgcgTCACTGGTTGTTGAGATAACCGAGCCGTCTGCAGAGTATCTCAAATATCTCAGCAACACAGAGAAGTATGGTGATGACAGTGAAGGTGTACATGGCACTGAGGAAGATTGTTTTCTCGAAGTGTTCAGGCACCATGCACTTGGTCACATTAAAGGTCTTTTCCAAAGCACTGGCATCACACATGTACAGCGGGTGGACCTGAGgaacagaaaagagagacgTGGGGAGGTGATACTTTAATGAATGTCTGAACTTCCAAGCCCTTAAATACATCTCTGTTACATTCTCAGTCAGTACTTGCGAGCTGTACTGGGCAGGACCACCGATCCCAGTCACAAGAAGCTCGAGAAGTTCTGAAAGTGTTGACACCAATCAGCAAAATATTTAAACTACTGACAGGTGAGGTGAGTAACACTGATTGTCTCGTTACAGTGCAAGTTTCTACTGGTGAACCACGGGTCCAGGAGTTCATGTGGCTGCCTCTTGACATGCACCACCCATCCAAGCACCGCTGTGGACCAAGTAGCCACCATCACGGCGATGGCAGTGGAGCCCTCAGGACAATGCGCCCTGCGACACCGCAAGAACCGCTCAGTGATCGATGAATGTGACTAAGAGCTCAAGGTGTTGATTTGACttccaaattccccagatcccaatctgatcaAGCATCTGTGGGACATGCAGGAAGGATTCTAATCCTCAGAGGCTCCACACTGAAATCCACCCTGGTGCCAGAGGTCCTGTATCAAGACCTCGACTGGTCAGAGCCAAGTCTGATCCACTGGTGCCTCTGTGGCTTGAACTTGTTCTGGCATGTCTCATGGATGCCTGATTAGATTTGGATCTAGGTAGTCGGAGCGGCAAATCAACGTTATTCCcgtcacctgtcagtggttttaatgttgagGCTGATTGGTGCAGTTGGCACTGTGCAATATTCTCAGTCTTATTACACTCAAGTCGGGATCGACCAAGAACTTGTTAGCTGCACCAGCTGTTTACAAGTGAAGAACATCAATTCCATCTTTAACTGTTACATTGATAATATGTCCTCCCTTGATTCTGTATGTTGTTGTGAAATCTCTCAACAGGACGTCGCAGAACTTTACAAGTGGACTAAGCAAGGAAGAACTTCCTAACGTTTGGTGGGGATCTTGTCGACTGCACTGATTGAGGTTTCTTAAATGGGTGATATACTTCACATATAGTTCAATATTTTGAGTATCTTGTTCCAGAGCATGAACAGAAAGTAGTTGATGTGATTCGGGGACAGTAAAGTGTCTTCCGTAGTCTTTAGAAGTGTTGAAAGGAACCTCTGACCTGGAGCTTTGGTGCCCCAGGAGGATCGTTATCAATGTCCAAGACAGTGAGAAGGACCTTGTAATTGTTGGATTCATGACTGTGACATGGACAAGCACTCTTTTCACATCAAGGTTTAAACAATTAGAAATGAACAGACCTGGAAGCCGAAGAGGTGACTCTGTAGCCAGAAGGCGATGACTTCAAGAATGATGCGTAGAAGAACAGAAATGATGTAGAAGACGGTGTAGATGGGTCGCTCGAGGATCTCCTCCTGGTCAATGTTCTTGCAGGCTGCGTAGAGGTGGAACACCGCCCCAGGAACTAGCACTGTTACCAGCTGTAACGCCCAAAACACCTGGAGACCgcagaaggaaaacagaatgTGTAATGCAGGAAACCTGACAGGTATTTTGGAAGAAagcaagagagaagaaaatattgaGTGAAGGGAAAAATGTGTGGGTTTGGAGCGATAAAAGTTAGGAAAAGTAGTTGGgtgtggagagaaaaatgatttttcatCACTTTCCACACTGGTTTAAAATTGT
This region of Acanthopagrus latus isolate v.2019 chromosome 22, fAcaLat1.1, whole genome shotgun sequence genomic DNA includes:
- the gje1 gene encoding gap junction epsilon-1 protein, with protein sequence MNNTPPGLRLLRPPTVIGQFHTLFFGSVRMFFLGVLGFAVYGNEALHFSCDPDRRELNLYCYNQFRPITPQVFWALQLVTVLVPGAVFHLYAACKNIDQEEILERPIYTVFYIISVLLRIILEVIAFWLQSHLFGFQVHPLYMCDASALEKTFNVTKCMVPEHFEKTIFLSAMYTFTVITILLCVAEIFEILCRRLGYLNNQ